One Mugil cephalus isolate CIBA_MC_2020 chromosome 12, CIBA_Mcephalus_1.1, whole genome shotgun sequence DNA segment encodes these proteins:
- the pdk1 gene encoding pyruvate dehydrogenase (acetyl-transferring) kinase isozyme 1, mitochondrial isoform X1, with product MRILRFLRSSLSIGKDIDYYSKFSPSPLSMKQFLDFGSENACEKTSFAFLRQELPVRLANIMKEINLLPDNLLRTPSVKLVQSWYMQSLQEILEFKDKNADDEKVTYDFTDAVIKVRNRHNDVIPTMAQGVVEYKEAYGTDPVVSQNVQYFLDRFYMSRISIRMLLNQHTLLFGGKVKVNPAHPKQIGSIDPNCRVCEVIKDAYENARNLCDRYYMNSPELILEEFNVKEQGKPTSVVYVPSHLYHMVFELFKNAMRATMELYGDSMEYPPIHAQVALGTEDLTVKVSDRGGGVPLRKIERLFTYTYSTAPRPSIDGSRAAPLAGYGYGLPISRLYARYFQGDLKLYSLEGYGTDAVIYIRALSTESIERLPVYNKSVWKHYKTIHEADDWCVPSKEPKDMTTFRSF from the exons gtTCAGAAAATGCATGTGAGAAAACGTCGTTCGCCTTCCTCAGACAGGAGCTTCCTGTGAGGCTGGCAAACATCATGAAGGAGATCaacttgttgccagacaactTGTTGAGGACTCCCTCCGTCAAGTTAGTCCAGAGCTG gTATATGCAAAGTCTTCAGGAGATTCTTGagttcaaagacaaaaatgcaGACGATGAAAAGGTCACATATGA TTTCACAGACGCCGTGATAAAGGTCAGAAATCGCCACAATGATGTGATCCCCACCATGGCGCAGGGAGTGGTGGAGTACAAGGAGGCGTACGGCACGGACCCGGTGGTCAGCCAGAACGTTCAGTATTTTCTGGATCGCTTCTACATGAGCAGGATATCCATCAGGATGCTGCTCAACCAGCACA CGCTCCTCTTTGGTGGGAAGGTGAAGGTGAATCCCGCTCACCCCAAACAGATCGGCAGCATCGATCCAAACTGTCGCGTCTGCGAGGTTATTAAAG ACGCCTACGAAAACGCGAGGAACCTTTGTGACCGCTATTACATGAACTCTCCTGAGCTGATACTGGAGGAGTTCAACG TCAAGGAGCAGGGGAAACCCACCAGTGTCGTCTATGTTCCCTCTCATTTGTATCACATGGTGTTTGAACTCTTTAAG AACGCCATGCGGGCCACCATGGAGTTATACGGAGATTCAATGGAGTACCCTCCCATCCACGCGCAGGTCGCTCTGGGTACTGAGGACCTGACAGTGAAG GTGAGTGACCGTGGAGGAGGTGTACCGCTGCGTAAGATTGAGCGGCTGTTCACCTACACGTACTCCACAGCTCCACGGCCCAGCATCGACGGGTCACGCGCCGCCCCTCTG GCTGGTTACGGGTACGGCCTGCCCATCTCGCGACTCTACGCTCGCTACTTTCAAGGGGACCTGAAGCTCTACTCTCTGGAGGGTTACGGAACTGATGCTGTGATCTACATCAGG GCCTTGTCCACGGAGTCCATAGAGAGGCTCCCCGTGTACAACAAGTCCGTGTGGAAACACTACAAGACCATCCACGAGGCCGACGACTGGTGCGTCCCGAGCAAAGAGCCGAAGGACATGACGACGTTTCGCAGTTTCTAG
- the pdk1 gene encoding pyruvate dehydrogenase (acetyl-transferring) kinase isozyme 1, mitochondrial isoform X2, producing MRILRFLRSSLSIGKDIDYYSKFSPSPLSMKQFLDFGSENACEKTSFAFLRQELPVRLANIMKEINLLPDNLLRTPSVKLVQSWYMQSLQEILEFKDKNADDEKVTYDFTDAVIKVRNRHNDVIPTMAQGVVEYKEAYGTDPVVSQNVQYFLDRFYMSRISIRMLLNQHTLLFGGKVKVNPAHPKQIGSIDPNCRVCEVIKDAYENARNLCDRYYMNSPELILEEFNVKEQGKPTSVVYVPSHLYHMVFELFKNAMRATMELYGDSMEYPPIHAQVALGTEDLTVKAGYGYGLPISRLYARYFQGDLKLYSLEGYGTDAVIYIRALSTESIERLPVYNKSVWKHYKTIHEADDWCVPSKEPKDMTTFRSF from the exons gtTCAGAAAATGCATGTGAGAAAACGTCGTTCGCCTTCCTCAGACAGGAGCTTCCTGTGAGGCTGGCAAACATCATGAAGGAGATCaacttgttgccagacaactTGTTGAGGACTCCCTCCGTCAAGTTAGTCCAGAGCTG gTATATGCAAAGTCTTCAGGAGATTCTTGagttcaaagacaaaaatgcaGACGATGAAAAGGTCACATATGA TTTCACAGACGCCGTGATAAAGGTCAGAAATCGCCACAATGATGTGATCCCCACCATGGCGCAGGGAGTGGTGGAGTACAAGGAGGCGTACGGCACGGACCCGGTGGTCAGCCAGAACGTTCAGTATTTTCTGGATCGCTTCTACATGAGCAGGATATCCATCAGGATGCTGCTCAACCAGCACA CGCTCCTCTTTGGTGGGAAGGTGAAGGTGAATCCCGCTCACCCCAAACAGATCGGCAGCATCGATCCAAACTGTCGCGTCTGCGAGGTTATTAAAG ACGCCTACGAAAACGCGAGGAACCTTTGTGACCGCTATTACATGAACTCTCCTGAGCTGATACTGGAGGAGTTCAACG TCAAGGAGCAGGGGAAACCCACCAGTGTCGTCTATGTTCCCTCTCATTTGTATCACATGGTGTTTGAACTCTTTAAG AACGCCATGCGGGCCACCATGGAGTTATACGGAGATTCAATGGAGTACCCTCCCATCCACGCGCAGGTCGCTCTGGGTACTGAGGACCTGACAGTGAAG GCTGGTTACGGGTACGGCCTGCCCATCTCGCGACTCTACGCTCGCTACTTTCAAGGGGACCTGAAGCTCTACTCTCTGGAGGGTTACGGAACTGATGCTGTGATCTACATCAGG GCCTTGTCCACGGAGTCCATAGAGAGGCTCCCCGTGTACAACAAGTCCGTGTGGAAACACTACAAGACCATCCACGAGGCCGACGACTGGTGCGTCCCGAGCAAAGAGCCGAAGGACATGACGACGTTTCGCAGTTTCTAG